One Scomber scombrus chromosome 4, fScoSco1.1, whole genome shotgun sequence genomic region harbors:
- the bmp10 gene encoding bone morphogenetic protein 10: MASIWISQVGTICSSKTLLLLSSILLLQGPFCLESSPISTAHQRHRPDPGLGDGHGGVVDPSQLEQDGNMNMQSLLESLKEQFLRTFNMSGLGPPSLSPGGTREEPPEYMMELYNRFANDHSAMPTANIIRSFKNEDSSPSAVGVEGVRRHPLLFNVSVPHHERITAAELRLYTLVQTDRHLYAGVDRKVTIYGLESHEGDDNTTDENAERGDGFRGGGGEHIELVELASRQVYGTDNGWEAFDLTAAVQRWRKSDYGTTHRLEVHIASMENEDNVQGMTEDKKDKDPPEGDMTIDTSPEEKHKPLLIVFSDDQSNDHRDDKRELNEMIEHETSNMVLQNDLGMGLNGLWGEMGRDGDDGGEEAEPDEEDLIQMRSNLIYDTASRIRRNAKGNHCKKQSLYVEFKDIGWDSWILAPTGYDAFECTGICSFPLTKHVTPTKHAIVQTLININSPQKAARACCVPTKLDPISLLYLDDTGVVTYKYKFEGMVVAECGCR, translated from the exons ATGGCGAGCATTTGGATCTCTCAAGTGGGAACCATTTGCAGCTCCAAGACTTTGCTCTTGTTGTCTTCCATCCTGCTGCTCCAGGGGCCTTTCTGTTTAGAGAGCAGCCCCATCTCCACCGCCCATCAGAGACATCGACCTGATCCAGGGCTGGGAGACGGGCATGGAGGGGTGGTGGATCCTTCACAGTTGGAGCAGGATGGCAACATGAACATGCAGAGTCTGCTGGAGAGTCTGAAGGAACAGTTTCTGCGGACGTTCAACATGTCTGGATTGGGTCCTCCTTCCCTGTCTCCTGGAGGCACACGAGAGGAGCCGCCTGAGTACATGATGGAGCTCTACAATCGCTTTGCTAATGACCACAGTGCCATGCCCACTGCCAACATAATCCGCAGCTTCAAAAATGAAG ATTCATCTCCCAGTGCTGTAGGTGTTGAAGGAGTGAGGCGCCACCCACTCCTCTTCAATGTGTCAGTCCCCCATCATGAACGTATCACAGCAGCCGAACTCCGCCTCTACACCCTTGTCCAGACTGACCGTCACCTATATGCAGGTGTTGACCGCAAGGTCACTATCTATGGACTGGAATCGCATGAAGGGGATGACAACACGACAGATGAGaatgcagagagaggagatggatttagaggtggtggaggagagcACATAGAGCTGGTGGAGTTGGCTTCTCGTCAGGTCTATGGCACCGATAATGGCTGGGAGGCATTTGATCTCACTGCAGCTGTTCAACGCTGGCGCAAATCTGATTATGGTACCACGCATCGGTTGGAAGTGCACATTGCCAGCATGGAAAATGAAGATAATGTTCAAGGTATGACAGAGGACAAAAAAGACAAGGATCCACCTGAAGGAGACATGACGATTGACACTAGCCCCgaggaaaaacacaaacctcTGCTAATCGTTTTCTCTGATGACCAAAGCAATGATCACCGTGATGACAAGCGTGAACTGAATGAGATGATTGAACATGAAACCTCGAACATGGTTCTCCAGAATGATTTGGGGATGGGCCTGAATGGACTGTGGGGTGAGATGGGCAGGGATGGGGATGACGGAGGTGAAGAAGCTGAGCCAGATGAGGAGGACCTGATCCAAATGCGCTCCAATCTGATCTACGACACAGCTTCCCGCATTCGTCGTAATGCCAAAGGAAACCACTGCAAGAAACAATCCCTGTATGTAGAGTTCAAGGATATTGGGTGGGATAGTTGGATTCTGGCACCCACTGGTTACGATGCCTTTGAGTGCACTGGCATTTGTTCCTTCCCACTGACAAAGCACGTCACGCCTACCAAGCATGCCATTGTCCAGACACTGATCAATATCAACAGCCCTCAAAAGGCAGCACGAGCGTGTTGTGTGCCCACCAAGCTTGATCCCATCTCTCTGCTGTACTTGGATGACACAGGCGTGGTCACCTACAAGTACAAGTTTGAAGGCATGGTGGTGGCTGAGTGTGGCTGCAGATAG